Proteins encoded in a region of the Metamycoplasma alkalescens genome:
- a CDS encoding aromatic motif membrane protein produces MKKIKKLILIPSLLINTLITSTLVSCINTTESSELRNKIPTGFEVNPITKNNDEIRTKEILNKLLKLTFKEDKIKKTNFLNSQNNDEILLSNLKELSKKLIESIKNGDSVEKLIDFYSQNWFFVLKNIDKLKWKFLEWWKFDEYIDQTNKKNNAKHSKEFLDKLERLSNPNDHIFINNYFDDLIEGGESAHYKDKYVYYLKKDKLIIRLLISKNNENEVTFDRIIFFPRSLNNKIIVKLISDAIHNGILHHNQQAYNDFEKAIIGNYNEPGLGVLVTNEKIK; encoded by the coding sequence ATGAAAAAAATTAAAAAACTTATTTTAATTCCTTCTTTATTAATAAATACATTAATAACATCAACTTTAGTTTCATGCATTAACACAACTGAATCAAGTGAATTAAGAAATAAAATTCCAACAGGTTTTGAAGTTAATCCAATTACAAAAAACAATGATGAAATTAGAACAAAAGAAATTTTAAATAAACTTCTTAAATTAACTTTTAAAGAAGATAAGATTAAAAAAACAAATTTTTTAAATTCACAAAATAACGATGAAATTCTGCTTTCTAATTTGAAGGAGTTAAGTAAAAAATTAATTGAATCAATAAAAAATGGAGATTCAGTTGAAAAATTAATAGATTTTTATTCACAAAATTGATTTTTTGTTCTCAAAAACATTGATAAATTAAAATGAAAATTTTTAGAATGATGAAAGTTTGATGAATATATTGATCAAACTAACAAAAAAAATAATGCAAAGCATAGTAAAGAATTTCTAGATAAACTAGAAAGATTATCGAATCCAAATGATCATATTTTTATTAATAATTATTTTGATGACCTTATTGAGGGTGGCGAATCAGCACACTATAAAGATAAATATGTCTATTACTTAAAAAAGGATAAATTAATAATAAGATTACTTATTTCAAAAAATAATGAAAATGAAGTCACTTTTGATCGAATAATTTTTTTCCCAAGATCATTGAATAATAAGATTATTGTTAAACTTATTTCAGATGCAATTCATAATGGTATTCTTCACCATAATCAGCAAGCATACAATGATTTTGAAAAAGCTATTATTGGAAATTATAATGAACCAGGATTGGGGGTATTAGTAACCAATGAAAAAATTAAATAA
- a CDS encoding aromatic motif membrane protein, with product MKKLNKKNFFLASFLIPILPTTMISCQQSNQKINEEKLSEINIKNYQQDKWDIFLKYEYVNSLLNLAFKDNEEEKKQYIEQQKEIINEYFEEIKTYLYYANNIISRIGSNDNDWTDKKDKVIAISVFDKKLDELYEKNWLWFLFNLDKFIFVNYNAIDQFKGNIDDLNVEFQRNSLNLGTFNQPKTNEILQFTTLLDAENKHKKEDKMFLLTKEGIILEIKISTTLLDQNKKEIPKEKQKHKIAINTYSYIYPKLFNNQVLLKKFDLSKYVQIKTLFENSRTNDAKKTIFDAEWGGSPLSYTIVDIDNKK from the coding sequence ATGAAAAAATTAAATAAAAAAAATTTTTTTCTTGCGTCTTTTTTAATTCCTATATTGCCAACAACAATGATTTCATGTCAACAAAGCAATCAAAAAATCAATGAAGAAAAATTAAGTGAAATCAATATAAAAAATTACCAACAAGATAAATGAGATATTTTCTTAAAATATGAATATGTGAATTCACTTCTAAATCTTGCTTTTAAAGATAATGAGGAAGAAAAAAAACAGTATATTGAACAACAAAAAGAAATTATAAATGAATATTTTGAAGAAATTAAAACTTATCTATATTATGCTAACAACATAATTTCTCGTATTGGATCAAATGACAACGACTGAACTGATAAAAAAGACAAAGTAATTGCTATTAGTGTTTTTGATAAGAAACTCGATGAGTTATATGAAAAAAATTGATTATGATTTTTATTTAACTTAGATAAATTTATTTTTGTAAATTACAATGCTATTGACCAATTTAAAGGTAATATTGATGATTTAAATGTTGAATTTCAAAGAAATAGCTTAAATCTTGGAACTTTTAACCAACCAAAAACCAATGAAATATTACAATTCACTACCTTATTAGACGCTGAAAATAAACATAAAAAAGAAGACAAGATGTTTTTATTAACTAAGGAAGGAATTATTCTAGAAATAAAAATTTCGACAACTCTTTTAGATCAAAATAAAAAAGAAATTCCCAAAGAAAAACAAAAACATAAAATTGCAATAAACACATATTCCTATATTTATCCTAAATTATTTAATAATCAAGTACTACTAAAAAAATTTGATTTATCAAAATATGTTCAAATAAAAACATTATTTGAAAATTCAAGAACTAATGATGCAAAAAAAACGATTTTTGATGCTGAATGAGGAGGGTCTCCACTTAGTTACACAATTGTTGATATTGATAATAAAAAATAA
- a CDS encoding adenine phosphoribosyltransferase translates to MDLKKYIRTVKNFPEPGVEFKDISLLLANGKALNYTINKMSELAKDADIIVGPDARGFLFGTPVAAKLSKPFIMVRKKGKLPGEVISYEYGLEYGRSILEIQKNLVKPGQKAVIIDDVLATGGTLEAIIKLLKDQGVEILKIIVLMELDGFDARKKLNCDIESLIFVEKNNDK, encoded by the coding sequence ATGGACTTAAAAAAATATATTAGAACCGTTAAAAATTTCCCAGAACCAGGGGTTGAATTTAAAGACATTTCTTTATTGCTTGCAAATGGAAAAGCATTGAATTATACAATCAATAAAATGTCAGAATTAGCTAAAGATGCTGACATTATTGTTGGTCCAGATGCAAGGGGATTTTTATTTGGAACACCTGTTGCTGCTAAATTATCAAAACCTTTTATTATGGTAAGAAAAAAAGGTAAACTACCTGGTGAAGTTATTAGTTATGAATATGGGTTGGAATATGGTCGTTCAATTTTAGAAATTCAAAAAAATCTTGTAAAACCAGGGCAAAAAGCAGTAATCATTGATGATGTTTTAGCAACGGGTGGAACATTGGAAGCAATAATAAAATTATTAAAAGACCAAGGGGTGGAAATTCTAAAAATTATTGTTTTAATGGAACTTGATGGTTTTGATGCAAGAAAAAAATTAAATTGTGATATTGAAAGTCTAATTTTTGTTGAAAAAAATAATGATAAATAA
- the pepF gene encoding oligoendopeptidase F → MKKYTKYEDIEEKYRFDLEDILGNQTYNELKDQYFELVKKQIEIKDSKYESFENYVDSLRISEKLLILSNKIENYLSNKLNTNVVNFEINKLISEFEAKKAEYNKQFGSEINRVAQHKEKIEKWMHKPELKEIKKDLEATLNDLKHKLDDKTETYLSATQHGFPSVEELFGVLTDSEISYGYAHDKWGKKYEITEGTRVALLKHHDERVRKETYFNYANGYLKHKQSLARMLYQHLKSISVDALYRKYESSLDSILSHDNVNKKLLEIIYKNVLNNINIFRKYRKAHAKFFEKKFNKKMELWDTALDLVKVKNKYSIEDGQEILKEITSIMPYEYSEIVNKAINERWIDYINVPSKRSGAYSIGGTHGLNKIYILMNWDYTINSINTLCHEMGHSMHSYFSVKNQSAFRSQYPIFLAEIASIFNELLLNDYLISKAKTNEEKFFLLNESINDFIGTVLRQTQWSNFEFELYNRIDKDEPLSSYETIEELYVENAKKYVISDIEPKINDAMNVYSVMVPHFYYFFYVYKYALGYIVANVFFQKYKKEGKEALKNYVDNFLSSGDKDWPVTILKEAGVDVYSEDIYKQAFSVLEEKVNEYIKLGNKIFKD, encoded by the coding sequence ATGAAAAAATATACAAAATATGAAGATATTGAAGAAAAATATCGTTTTGATCTTGAAGATATTTTAGGTAATCAAACATACAACGAATTAAAAGACCAATATTTTGAATTAGTTAAAAAACAAATTGAAATTAAAGATTCGAAGTATGAAAGTTTTGAAAATTATGTTGATTCTTTAAGGATTAGTGAGAAACTATTGATATTAAGCAATAAGATTGAAAATTATTTATCAAATAAGTTAAATACAAATGTCGTTAATTTTGAAATCAATAAATTAATTTCAGAATTTGAAGCAAAGAAAGCAGAATATAATAAACAATTTGGTTCAGAGATCAATCGTGTAGCACAACATAAAGAAAAAATTGAAAAATGAATGCATAAACCAGAATTAAAAGAGATTAAAAAAGATCTTGAAGCAACATTGAATGATTTAAAACATAAACTAGATGATAAAACTGAAACATATTTAAGTGCAACACAACATGGATTTCCGAGTGTTGAAGAATTATTTGGGGTTTTAACTGATAGTGAGATTAGTTATGGCTATGCTCATGATAAATGGGGTAAAAAATACGAAATTACTGAAGGTACACGCGTTGCATTATTAAAACACCATGATGAGAGAGTTAGAAAAGAAACTTATTTTAACTATGCAAATGGTTATTTAAAGCATAAACAAAGTTTAGCGCGAATGTTATATCAACATTTAAAATCAATTTCGGTTGATGCTTTGTATCGAAAATATGAATCATCACTTGATTCAATTTTGTCACATGATAATGTAAATAAAAAATTACTTGAAATCATTTATAAAAATGTGTTAAATAACATCAATATTTTTAGAAAATATCGAAAAGCACATGCGAAATTTTTTGAAAAGAAATTTAATAAAAAAATGGAACTATGAGATACAGCACTTGATCTAGTAAAAGTAAAAAATAAGTATTCAATTGAAGATGGTCAAGAGATTCTAAAAGAAATTACTTCAATCATGCCATATGAATATTCAGAAATTGTCAATAAGGCAATCAATGAAAGATGAATTGACTATATCAATGTTCCTTCAAAAAGATCTGGTGCATATTCAATTGGTGGAACCCATGGATTGAATAAAATTTATATTTTAATGAATTGAGATTATACAATTAATTCAATCAATACACTTTGTCATGAAATGGGTCATTCAATGCATTCATATTTTTCAGTAAAAAATCAAAGTGCATTTCGTAGTCAGTATCCAATCTTTTTAGCTGAAATAGCTTCAATTTTCAATGAATTACTATTGAATGACTACTTAATTTCTAAAGCTAAAACAAACGAAGAAAAATTCTTTTTATTGAATGAAAGTATCAATGATTTTATTGGAACAGTTTTAAGACAAACACAATGATCTAATTTTGAATTTGAATTATATAATCGTATTGACAAAGATGAACCACTTAGTTCATATGAGACAATTGAAGAATTATATGTTGAAAATGCAAAGAAATATGTAATTTCTGACATTGAACCAAAAATCAATGATGCAATGAATGTTTATAGTGTAATGGTCCCACATTTTTATTATTTCTTTTATGTATACAAATATGCTTTAGGATACATTGTTGCAAATGTATTTTTCCAAAAATATAAAAAAGAAGGAAAAGAAGCACTTAAAAATTATGTTGATAATTTCTTATCATCAGGGGATAAAGATTGGCCAGTTACAATTTTAAAAGAAGCGGGTGTTGATGTTTATTCAGAAGATATTTATAAACAAGCATTTAGTGTTTTAGAAGAAAAAGTTAATGAATACATTAAATTAGGAAACAAAATTTTTAAAGATTAA
- a CDS encoding DUF2779 domain-containing protein, with the protein MSHKYIYIDFEAISNPFARLLSIPANTPFAYSLGGLNHDNKFETKTFIIDFVKGNSIKDVWSTLKQKIIKHIYEIDSKAKIDEIIFIGHNPTLEKQILTKMFPKNSVIPLIDDKSNPVLSLSKLTGSVFKQEYFLNTKKMIEKSGINILKKMITKSNGLIASFLGFWLYVNSLVILRSNDKRKKYFLKLNKNVVIKELRKYSQDDVNKMLYLAANPEETNLLIKRYLYKKDFMRLIKNINFNDNLTIKEIKQKIWSL; encoded by the coding sequence ATGAGTCATAAATACATATATATTGATTTTGAAGCAATTTCAAATCCTTTTGCAAGATTATTATCAATCCCAGCAAACACTCCATTTGCTTATTCACTTGGTGGATTAAATCATGATAATAAGTTTGAAACAAAAACTTTTATTATTGATTTTGTTAAGGGAAATTCGATCAAGGATGTTTGATCAACATTGAAACAAAAAATAATCAAGCATATTTATGAAATTGATTCAAAAGCAAAAATTGATGAAATCATTTTTATTGGTCATAATCCTACTTTAGAGAAACAAATATTAACAAAAATGTTTCCAAAGAATAGTGTTATCCCTTTGATAGATGATAAATCTAATCCGGTTCTTTCATTATCAAAATTGACTGGATCAGTATTTAAGCAAGAATATTTTTTAAATACTAAAAAAATGATTGAAAAATCCGGAATCAATATCTTAAAAAAGATGATAACAAAAAGCAATGGTTTGATTGCATCTTTTTTGGGATTTTGACTTTATGTTAATTCATTAGTAATTTTAAGATCTAATGATAAACGAAAAAAATACTTTTTAAAACTAAACAAAAATGTTGTAATCAAAGAATTACGAAAATATTCACAAGATGATGTCAATAAAATGCTATATTTGGCAGCAAATCCTGAAGAAACAAATTTATTAATTAAACGGTATTTATACAAAAAAGACTTTATGAGGTTAATTAAAAACATCAATTTCAACGATAATCTTACAATTAAAGAAATTAAACAAAAAATTTGAAGTCTCTAA